One genomic segment of Impatiens glandulifera chromosome 6, dImpGla2.1, whole genome shotgun sequence includes these proteins:
- the LOC124943381 gene encoding uncharacterized protein LOC124943381 translates to MAAQIVTLMVEREELMMAPARDGMPIYRPARFLHPSLNAEGTSPTVLIPSTNTISSNNPDVFFDGWRMCTHRWEQWVSQMRPLYQTLWERAGIADAITGSVCTIIKHKEVILELSNRWCSETKSFIFPWGEATITLEDVAVIGGYSLGDYCVLKPLETPELKDVETMLKMERLEIGRTKAARACQYLWMNKFMGTGSNIEHEAFLSLWLSRFVFTGPAINTIRTIVFPVAIHLSRGTKMALAPAVLASLYRDLHLLKRREQCRSHKPSKSMLLNKITLWAPFQLVQAWIWERFESLRPQDIRTVHITQPLICRWNMARIEGLENENIVQGFDRSEKNFLWRPYTIRVYEGFMSELYGKKILRVLNTSLHREALMEFARCIRVSELVGVEVDCIEQYLPHRVAMQFGFDQDIPISQVDRENATSVIAWRNYVRPIVDHIVDVPSRFCKPEISTRYYICWNRSIRIYLQRQPTNRNEVDRGGMVPTSSSHASTSAQPPSNACASQTGSTFILTTDPFPPPGFSSKMIFAVKSDSGVIYLPFRPT, encoded by the coding sequence ATGGCTGCCCAAATTGTAACCCTCATGGTTGAAAGAGAAGAATTGATGATGGCACCTGCTAGGGATGGGATGCCTATATACAGACCGGCACGTTTCCTCCACCCTTCCCTAAATGCGGAGGGTACCTCACCTACAGTACTTATCCCTTCAACCAACACTATCTCTTCAAATAATCCCGATGTGTTCTTCGATGGCTGGAGAATGTGTACACATCGTTGGGAGCAGTGGGTGTCCCAAATGCGCCCTCTCTACCAAACTCTATGGGAGAGAGCCGGAATTGCAGATGCCATCACCGGCTCTGTTTGCACCATCATAAAACACAAGGAGGTTATCCTCGAACTCTCCAATAGATGGTGCTCCGAAACCAAGTCATTTATCTTCCCATGGGGAGAAGCGACAATTACCCTAGAGGACGTGGCCGTAATCGGAGGCTACAGTCTAGGAGATTATTGTGTTCTTAAACCATTAGAAACTCCAGAATTGAAGGACGTTGAGACCATGCTGAAAATGGAGAGACTGGAGATCGGGCGAACAAAAGCAGCTAGAGCATGTCAGTATCTTTGGATGAACAAATTTATGGGCACTGGAAGTAATATAGAGCATGAAGCATTTTTGTCTCTTTGGCTCTCCCGATTTGTTTTCACTGGACCAGCTATTAACACAATTCGAACTATTGTGTTCCCAGTTGCCATCCATCTATCTAGGGGAACCAAAATGGCGTTGGCCCCTGCTGTCCTAGCCAGCCTTTATAGGGACCTTCATTTGCTTAAACGACGTGAGCAATGTAGATCGCACAAACCATCCAAATCGATGCTGCTAAATAAGATCACCCTTTGGGCTCCATTTCAGTTGGTCCAGGCTTGGATTTGGGAGAGGTTTGAGTCTTTGAGGCCACAAGACATTAGGACAGTGCATATCACCCAGCCACTAATATGCCGATGGAATATGGCAAGGATCGAGGGccttgaaaatgaaaatattgttcAAGGTTTCGATAGGAGCGAGAAGAACTTTTTATGGAGGCCATACACAATTCGTGTTTATGAAGGGTTCATGTCAGAACTGTATGGTAAGAAGATCTTGAGGGTGTTGAACACATCTTTACACAGGGAAGCTCTCATGGAATTTGCCCGTTGTATCAGGGTATCTGAGCTTGTTGGGGTGGAAGTGGATTGCATTGAGCAATATCTACCTCATCGAGTGGCAATGCAGTTTGGGTTTGATCAAGACATTCCCATAAGTCAAGTTGATCGTGAAAATGCAACTTCTGTGATTGCATGGAGAAATTATGTAAGGCCCATTGTAGATCATATCGTTGATGTGCCATCAAGATTTTGTAAGCCTGAAATATCCACCAGGTACTACATTTGTTGGAACAGATCCATAAGAATTTATCTTCAACGCCAACCTACAAACAGAAATGAAGTTGATAGAGGAGGCATGGTTCCTACTTCGAGTTCTCATGCTTCTACTTCGGCTCAGCCTCCTTCTAATGCATGTGCTTCTCAGACAGGTTCAACATTCATTCTAACAACAGACCCATTTCCCCCTCCTGGATTCTCTTCCAAAATGATATTTGCAGTGAAAAGTGATAGCGGTGTCATTTATCTGCCCTTTCGCCCTACATGA